Proteins encoded by one window of Pristiophorus japonicus isolate sPriJap1 chromosome 17, sPriJap1.hap1, whole genome shotgun sequence:
- the LOC139227678 gene encoding RNA guanine-N7 methyltransferase activating subunit-like, whose product MSTEAEIAPNYEEMFAHRFTVADEEYQEIVKCPADPPPIVEDWRGRPGGNRRSQDYRPYRGRDDNRNWSNNRQWHGRDRGYNRSPAQHHAPYESYNYGSNSHWQSNHY is encoded by the exons ATGTCGACTGAAGCAGAAATCGCTCCAAACTATGAGGAAATGTTTGCTCATCGGTTCACAGTGGCCGATGAAGAGTATCAGGAGATCGTGAAGTGCCCTGCTGATCCACCACCGATTGTAGAGGACTGGAGGGGCCGGCCTGGTGGTAACCGCAG GTCGCAAGATTACAGACCGTACAGGGGACGCGATGACAATCGCAATTGGTCAAATAACCGACAGTGGCACGGGAGAGATCGAGGCTACAACCGATCTCCAGCTCAGCATCACGCGCCGTATGAATCGTACAATTACGGCTCTAATTCCCACTGGCAGTCCAATCACTACTGA